One genomic region from Leptolyngbya sp. FACHB-261 encodes:
- the gnd gene encoding phosphogluconate dehydrogenase (NAD(+)-dependent, decarboxylating) — MQLGVIGLGRMGANIVRRLLRDGHECVVFNRTPSKVKQLASEGAKGAYTLDDLVQKLDKPRAIWLMVPAGDPTEQMVMELAQKLEPGDILIDGGNSYYIDDIRRAKALKSNGIDYVDIGTSGGVWGLERGYCMMIGGPEAAVQHLDPILKTLAPGLGTISRTPGRETVGGTAEQGYLHCGSNGAGHFVKMVHNGIEYGVMAAYAEGLNILHHANVGKQQRAANAETTPLREPAHYQYDFNLPDVAEVWRRGSVIASWLLDLTAIALLEQPNLAKFTGRVSDSGEGRWTITAALDEGTPAPVLSAALYQRFSSRGEDEFAAKLLSAMRYQFGGHVEEQAEIGA, encoded by the coding sequence ATGCAACTTGGAGTCATTGGATTGGGACGTATGGGCGCAAATATTGTGCGGCGGTTGCTGCGCGATGGGCATGAATGCGTCGTGTTCAACCGCACACCCAGCAAAGTAAAACAGCTTGCGTCCGAAGGTGCGAAAGGGGCTTATACGCTCGACGATCTTGTACAGAAACTCGACAAGCCACGAGCTATTTGGCTAATGGTACCGGCTGGAGATCCAACTGAACAGATGGTAATGGAACTGGCTCAAAAGCTTGAGCCGGGAGACATTCTAATCGACGGTGGTAACTCCTACTACATTGACGATATTCGACGGGCAAAAGCACTGAAATCCAATGGAATTGATTACGTTGATATCGGTACCAGTGGCGGTGTGTGGGGACTAGAGCGAGGTTATTGCATGATGATTGGGGGACCGGAAGCTGCGGTTCAACACCTTGACCCCATCCTTAAAACACTGGCACCAGGATTAGGTACAATCTCCCGCACACCGGGTCGGGAAACTGTAGGCGGTACGGCGGAACAAGGCTATTTACACTGTGGTTCCAATGGTGCAGGGCACTTCGTCAAGATGGTGCATAACGGCATCGAATACGGTGTGATGGCAGCTTATGCAGAAGGCTTGAATATTCTGCATCATGCCAACGTGGGCAAGCAGCAACGGGCTGCCAACGCAGAAACCACTCCGTTACGCGAGCCAGCACACTACCAGTACGACTTCAATCTGCCAGACGTTGCCGAGGTCTGGCGGCGTGGCAGCGTCATTGCCTCTTGGCTGCTGGATTTAACAGCGATCGCACTCCTCGAGCAACCCAATTTAGCGAAGTTTACAGGTCGGGTGTCTGATTCTGGCGAAGGACGCTGGACAATCACTGCCGCGCTCGATGAAGGCACGCCTGCGCCAGTCCTCAGTGCTGCTCTCTATCAACGATTTAGCTCCAGAGGCGAAGACGAATTTGCCGCTAAGCTTTTGTCTGCGATGCGCTACCAGTTTGGCGGACATGTTGAAGAACAGGCGGAGATTGGAGCATGA